Genomic segment of Pseudomonas sp. CCI4.2:
TGTGCCGACTTGTGGCGCACCGCTGGAAGCGGTTTCCAGAAACAGGTTGCTGCCTTTCGATTGCAGACCGGCCGGGTTGATGAAGTCAGCGGTCTGTATGTTGCCGATGATCTGCGGCGTGGCACTGGAGCTCGCCAAGGTGATTGACACCGTGCCGTCCTGGCCGACAGTGAATGTCTGGGCTTGCTGTGGCACGACGATAGCGGGTTCCAGAGCGAAACCACTCGCTGTCACGATTTGGCCATTGGTGTCCAGGTGGAACGTACCGTCGCGGGTGTAGGCGACCGTGCCGTCAGGCTGGCGAATCTGGAAAAAACCGCGACCGTTAACCGCAAGGTCGAGGGGCTGATCGGTGGTTTGCAAGCTGCCGGCGCTGAAGTTCTTTTGCGTACCGACGATGCGCACACCCGTACCCAATTGCAGGCCGGACGGCAGTTCGCTGTCCTGCGTCGACTGGGCACCAGGCTGACGCTTGATCTGATAGAGCAAGTCTTGGAATTCAGCACGATCACGTTTGAAACCAGTGGTCGAGACGTTTGCCAAGTTGTTGGAAATGGTCGTCAGGTTAATGTCCTGAGCGGCGAGACCGGTTTTGCTGACGTAAAGTGCCGGAAGCATTATTTCTCTCCTCGAGCGCCTGGTATTCGGCGCAAGCTATCAATGGTTAGCTCTGCAAGACTCGCGCCACCGACTCATCGTTGGTTTCGGCGGTTTTCATCATCTTGATGTGCAATTCGAATTGGCGCGAAAGGGCCAGCACCTGGGTCATTTCTTCCACCGCGTTAACGTTGCTCGCGTGCAAGAACCCGGACTCGACCTGAACGTCACCGTTTACGGCGGCAGGCTTGCCGTCCTTGGTATGAAGCAGGCCATCAGGGCCTTTTTCCATGTTGCTCAAGTCCGGCTTGACCAGCTTGATGCGATCAATCTGTGCCATCACTTTCGGGCTTTCGCCCAATGAGCGAATACTAATAGTGCCGTCGGCACCGATTTCGATTTGCTGCTCGGGCGGTACGGCAATGGGCCCACCATTGCCCATGACCGGCAAACCATTGCCATTGCGCAACACACCCAGGGCATCGACGTTCATGCTCGCGGTACTGGTATAGGCTTCGCCACCGTCGGGAGTTTGCACCGCGATCCAGCCGCCGCCTTTGACGGCAACATCGAGATCACGGCCGGTTTCCATCATCGCGCCTTCAGAAAGATCAGTTCCCGGACGTTCGCTCAAGGCGTACGCCCGCGAAGGCATGACGTCCCCGTACACCGGCATCGAACGCGCCTGTTCGAGGTCACGCTGAAAGCCAGTGGTGGTGATGTTCGCCAGGTTGTTGGCGTGAGCCTTCTGGGCTATCGCGTTCTCAGACGCTCCGCTCATGGCGACGTAAAGCAACTTATCCACAGTTTTCCTCCTCTGACAGACGCTTGCCGTATGTAGATGTTCTAATCACGCAGAAGCAATATTCGAACCAACTTGTCAGGACTGATACAAAGCGTTGATTCGCCAATGTTAATGGGCTAAGGCTAATCGTCAGATCTCGGTGAACGAACGAACGCGGCGGTGGATTGCCGCATTTGCTCATCCTATGAAAAGGACCGCGCCAAAAAAACCTCGCTCGACGCAAGCGCACGGTCGCGCGACAAGCAGAAACTGCGCGGCAGACAAGTGAACCTACAGACCCATGAGGCTTTTATGCCATTCATTCACGCACTAACCCTTTGTCTGCTAGTCGCCTGCGGCGCGGCAATGGCTGGGCCTGCGCCTTGGTATACATGGCAAGGCTCAACCCGGGTTGTCTGCGCGCAAAACAGCCCAGGATCCGGTTGGGTTCGGTTGGCCGGCCCTTTTAAAAAATCTGACTGCAAGCTCTGAACCGAACGGCACGCTCAACAAAAGCCCCGACAGGTCGAGGCTCTTGCTCGCCTGCGCTGCTTAGGGAAACTCTGAAAAAGGTTTTCAAATCTGGTGAAATGTCCCCCATCACATGAGCCGAGCGGTTGCCCCCCATGAAGCAAATTTCTTTCGCCGATGCCGAGTACGCCGGTAAACGTAAGCGAACCCGCCGTGAGATTTTCCTGAGCGAGATGGACAAGGTCGTCCCCTGGAAGGGGTTGATCGCTTTGATCGAGCCGCATTATCCAAAAGGCGAAGGGGGCCGCCCGGCGTATCCCTTGATGGCCATGTTGCGTGTGCACCTGATGCAGAACTGGTTCGGCTATAGCGATCCAGCAATGGAAGAGTCTCTTTATGAGACCACGATTCTGCGCCAGTTCGCGGGGTTGAATCTGGAACGCATTCCCGACGAAACCACGATTCTCAACTTCCGTCGCCTGCTGGAGAAAAACCATCTTGCCGGGGGAATCCTGGAGGTCATTAATGGCTACCTGGGAGACCGAGGTTTGATGCTTCGTCAGGGCACAATTGTTGATGCCACGATCATTCATGCGCCGACGTCGACCAAGAATAAAGAGGGTAAACGCGACCCCGAAATGCATCAGACCAAGAAAGGTAATCAATATTTTTTCGGGATGAAAGCGCACATCGGAGTAGACGCTGATACGGGTCTGACGCACAGCGTGGTGGGCACGGCAGCCAATGTCGCGGACGTCACTCAAGTCGATCAGTTGCTGCACGGCGAAGAGACCCATCTCTGTGGCGACGCGGGCTACACCGGCGTAGAAAAGCGGCTTGAACATGAGGGGCGCGAGATGATCTGGTCGATCTCCGCCAGGCCCAGCAGCCGCCGCAAACATGGAGAAAAAAGCGTCATTGGCCGTGCGTTGCGCAAGATTGAATACGCCAAATCGCAAACTCGGGCCAAGGTTGAGCACCCGTTTCGGGTGATCAAGCGCCAGTTTGGTTACACCAAGGTGCGGTTTCGCGGGTTGGTAAAGAACACGGCGCAGTTGGTGACACTGTTTGCACTGTCGAATCTGTGGATGGCGCGCCGACATTTGATGGAGCCTATAGGACAGGTGCGTCCGCAGTATGGAAATTAAGGGTTAATAAGTGCTTAAAACCGGCTTATTCATCAATAAAAGCCGATATTTTCGAAATTTCAGTGAAGTACTTTCTTTCGGAGCGCTTGACGCCCGATTTGCCAGAAAAAGAAGGTCTTATTTCAGACCTTCCTTAGATGGCTTGTATTAAGGTCTGCATCAACGTTGCCTCAGTGGACAATGCTTTAGAGTTGGCTTGATAGGCCGTTTGCGCCTGAATCAACTCCACCAGCTCATCGGTCAGCTTGACGTTGGAGCCCTCTAATGACCCAGAAACAATGCCGCCTATTCCACCCGATCCGGGTGCGTCCAATTTGGCCATGCCAGAAGCGCTGGTTTCTCTCCAGCGGGTTGTGCTGTCTGGCAGTAGTCCCTGCTCATTGGCAAACGTGGCAAGCATCAGTTGGCCAATACTCTTGTTTTGGCCATTGCTGAAACCCGCTTGGATCACACCATTAACGCCGATGCTGACCACCTCAAGCTGCCCTGCCGCATAGCCGTCTTGCTGGGCGGTGGTGCGGCCGGTGGTTGCGTTATGTTGGGAGAGATTTTTCATATCGATGGCGATACCGGCCACGCTGCCCTGAGCGCCGTTTGTAGTCCACTTCTCACTGCTTTTGCCTGCATCGAGCACCCTGGCCGGGACCCAGCTTTTTAACGTGACAACGTTATTTTCCACGCTCAAGCCTTCGCCTCCCGTCATTGATCGAACGCTGCCGTCGGCATTGAAGATCAGGCTAGCGGTAAGCGGCGCTTCTAGATCCGGTGTTGTCGGATTGCGCCCGCTGACCAGCACATGCATCTTCCAACTGTTAGTACCGTCTTTGACAAAATGTTGAGTCAGCTCGTGCTGATTGCCCAAACTGTCAAAGATCGCCGTGGAAAACAGCTTGTTGAACGTGGTGATATCGGCCGCATTGAACCTCGGCACGCTCCGGCTCATTACCGCACCTACCTCATCAAGCCCGTTGACGCCTCCCTCGCTGAGCGACAGCACAATTGGACCGTTGTTAACGGCGGGGCTTGCGGACCATATGCCATCAACCTCACGAGAAGGCGTCCAACCCGCCAACGGAAACTCCGTGTTAGAGGTCTTCTTGATCAGGTCGCCCTCGCTTACCAATGAAATGCTGCCATCTGGCTGTTTAGTGATCGTTGCCACCAGCGGCGAGGTAGTGCCTGGATCAATTGGGTGACGGCCATTGATCAACGTGTACATCGTCCAACGGTTAGCATCCGTTTTCACAAAGTATTGTTTAAGTTCGTGGTCCGCTGGAGCAATCGCAGGCGTGGCCGAAACACGTACCGCCTCGTTACCTTGAACATCTTTTCCTTTGACCTCCGCTACTGCCGCCGCCCCGCCGTCCTGAATAGTTTTAGTCAGCACACTGGAATAAGTAGCAGGGTCATCCCGGTTGAAGTTCGGCAGTGCAGCCAGCGAGGGCAGCGAAGAGTCCAGGTTGATTGTCTGGCCAATTACGCTGGTGGTTTTAGCGGCCATGTTACCGGTGTTGATTTTCAAGTCGGCACGAATACCATTAACCACGGCACCTTTATCATTAACACCGTAGCCCTGCAGACGACTGCCTTGAGTATCCACAATATAGTCGTTCGCGTCCTTTATAAACGCTCCAGCGCGGGTGTAACTTAATGCGCCACTATCACTGACCACAAAAAATCCTTTTCCCTGTATGCGCAAGTCCAGCACCCTCTCAGAACTTGAGCCGATCTCCCCCTGGCTGAAATTCTGTGCAACGTTCGCCAGCCGCACGCCATCGCCTACCGCATTGCCAACGCGCCCCAGCATGGCGCCGGAATACAGCGCCGTGAACTCTGCCCGCGATGATTTGAACCCATGGGTTCCGACGTTAGCAATATTATTGCTGGCCACTTCCAGTCTTTTATGGGCAGCGTGTAACCCATTCAGCGCAACATTGAATGACATAGAGACTCCCGTACCATCATCGATGGCACTATCGTTAAATGCGTTTTTTTTCGCAGTGTCTATCTGCGGTTTTTATTCTCGCATTAACTAAAGTAGGAAATTTCTATGTATATAGTAGGAAATGGCTGATTTATTTACTTAGAACCTCTAAAAAAAAACATAAAAAAACCCCTTCGAAAAGAGGCTTTTTAGAGGTGAACTTAACCAGTCTTACCCGACCATTTGAATAGTGGTCTGCATAATAGCGCTTTGAGTTGATATAGTTTTAGCGTTCGCCTGGTAGTTACTTTGCTCGCGAATCAAGGCCACTAACTCAGAGGTCAAGTCGACGTTGGAGTCTTCCAGTGCAGACCCGACGATGGAGCCCAAGGTGCCGGTTTGAGGCGCACCGGTAACCGGCACACCCGATGCAAACGACTCTTTCCAGCTGCTGCCGCCTACCGAGATCAGCCCTTGAGAGTTGGCGAAGTTAGTGATCGACACCTGGCCAATGACTTTGGATTGAGAGTTGGTGTAGGTGGCGAACAACACACCGGTTGAGTCTACCGACAAGCCAGCCAATTGGCCGGTGGCATAACCGTCCTGGCTTTTGGTGGCCACACCGCTGGCCGCGTTAGTCTGCGTAGTGGTCAACATATTGATCTGGATGCCGGCCGTGTTGCCGCTCGCTCCGTTAGCCCCCCAAGCAAGCGGGGTGCCGGACTGTGTAGCCGGAACCCAGCCACTGAGGGTATAGGTACCGTCGGTGTTAACCGCCAGGTTGGCAGTGGGCGATGCCGACGATTTCAACGAGCCGTCGGTGTTAAAGGTCAACGCTAAAGAATCTGGCGTTGTCGATGTCGGGTCTTTAGCATTACGACCATCGACCAAGGTGTACATGGTCCAATCGTTAGTGCCCGTTTTAACCATGTACTGGTCCAGAGAGTGTTGATTTCCCTGGCTGTCGAAGATAGGTGTACTGACGCTAAAGTTATAGCTGGCAGTGTTGCCTGGAGTGAAACTAGTCACTTTAGGAACAGTCGCCGTAGAGTCCAAGTTTGATGCAATCGTGACCAGACTCGTTGGCTTAGGTGTCAGGTTCGACGAGTCGATGACCAAATTGGTCGACACACCCGTTACCACTTTGCCGCTCGCATCAACGCTGTAGCCCTGCAGCTTCTGGCCGCTGCTGTTGACAATGTTGCCGTCTTTGTCTGGATAGAATGCGCCGTCGCGAGTGTAGAGCTTCTCGCCGTTGTCGCTGACCATGAAAAAGCCGTTACCTTGAATCGCCAAGTCAAGGCTGCGCCCGGTGCCGGTGGTCAAGTTGCCTTGAGTAAACTGCTGAGACACAGCAGCAACCCGTACGCCACTGCCTGAGTTAGTGGCGCCAGAGGCACCGCTGACTGCCGCCGAGTACTGGTCCTGAAATTCGGTCCGGGACGATTTGAAACCGGTGGTCGCGACGTTGGCAATGTTGTTGCCGGTGACGTCGAGACTTTTGTTTGCTGCATAGAGCCCACTGAGACCGATGTTGAATGACATGTTTCGCTCCTACGCCGTCTAGTCGGCTCTATATACCGATTGTTTGAACTTTGGACAGGCCAACACTGCTGCCACCCGCCAAATTTAAAGTCATTTCCGCGCCAGCCAAACCCATCGTCACGCTGTTCACAGTGGCGGGCAGGTAAGTCGTCAATGCAGTGGCCGTACCACCAGCAGTACCCGTGGCCACAACGCTGTATGTACCCGCCGGTGCAACGGTGCCGTCACTTGCCTTGCCGTCCCAAGTAAAACTGGTCGTGCCTGCCGGTTGAATACCCAAGTCGATGGTGTCGACCAAATTGCCTGAGGCGTCGTTGATCTTGACGACTGTAGAACTAGAAGCGGGCACCGCGACCGAGCCGGTCATCCCTTTAGTGGTATCGACCACTGCCGTGCCGGTCGCGACGACGACCGAACGCCCGACCAGTGAAGACGCTTGCAGCGCTTGGGACGATTGGTAAGTGGTAGCAATCGAGCCGACCGAAGTGTTGAGATTCTGTGTCGCCTCCAGATTGCTAAACTGGGCCAGTTGGGACACAAACGCAGTGTTGTCCTGCGGGGTGAGCGGGTCTTGGTTTTTCAACTGAGTTACGAGCAGTTGCAAGAAGGCATCTTTGCCCAGCGCTGAGGAAGGATTGGTAGTGACCGAAGTCCCTGATGTTTTTGAAAGCTGGTCTAGGACCGATTGGCCGACCGCGGTAGTCGTTGTCATTAGCTGCGCCCCTTATTACTGACCCAGGGTCAGAACCTTCTGCATCATGGTTTTGGCGGTATTCATCATGTCCGCGTTGGTTTGAAACGAGCGACTGGCAGAAATCATGTCGGCCATTTCTTGCACAACGTTGACGTTGGGGTAGTAGACGTAACCGTTTTTGTCGGCAGCCGGATGGTTCGGCTCATAGCGCGCGTCGAGGTTGCTCTGGTCCTGGACAATACCGGCAACCTGAACACCCTCGCCCGCTTCGCTCTCGCTACCGAACAGCGAACCGCTGTCGCCATCGGTTTGACCTTGCATGACGGTGGCAAACACCGGGTGACGGGCGCGATAGGTCCCACCTGCGCTCGACGAAACTGTTTCGGCGTTGGCAATGTTGCTGGCCACGGTATTCAATCGCGTGGTCTGCGCGCTCATGCCGGTACCGGCAATGCTAAAAACGCTGGCAAGGGACATGAATTACTCTCCTCGCAGGGCTGACATAAGCCCTTTGAATTTGTTATTGAGAAAGGTAAAGCTGGCTTGGAAGCCCACCGAGTTCTGCGCGTAGTTGGCCTGTTCAACCTGACCATCAACGGTGTTCTGATCCAGGGATGGCTGACTCGGGGTGCGATAAAGCAACGTCCCGTCCATGTTGCCCAGGGTGTTAGCTTCGATGTGGCCGGCATTGGTAGTGTTCATCGCGAACGTGCCGTTCTTACTCTTGTCGGCCTGGGCCGCGAGCACGGCGGCGAAGTCCAGGTCTCGCGCCTTGTAATTCGGCGTGTCGGCGTTGGCAATGTTATTGGCCAACACTTCTGCACGCTGAGCGCGGAAGGCAAGCGCCTGCTCATGAATGCCTAACGCTTTATCGAAGCTGATGCTCATCTCGGGAAACCTTTAGCGGCTGACCTGTTTTCGTATCTGAGACAAAGCAATCAGCGTGCCAGCTTCTTTAGAGCCGTAATTCAAGGGCTTCAAGCAGGTTGACCAAGCGGCAAGCCAAAATAGCGGCAATGGATTTCCGCTGACCGCCAGTAAAGCGGCAATGGGCACCGGCATCGGTTGCCGTTGGCTTAACCTTGCAACGCGCGATCTGCGCACACAAAAATGCCCCGATCTTGCGACAGGGGCATTTTTAAGTGGCGATGACACTTACTTGGTCTGGTAAATAATCCCCGGACTGCATTGCACCATCTGGTAATGGTCAGGCAAACCATTGAGTGCTTCGGAGGCGCCAAGGAACAGATAACCACCCCGCTTGAGTGTGCTGTGAATGCGCAGCAGGATGTCTTTTTTAACTTCAGCCGAAAAGTAGATCAATACGTTGCGACAAAACACGACATCGAACTTACCCAGGCTGGCGTAGCTGTCGAGCAGGTTAAACGAGCGAAATTCCACACGGTTCTTGATGGGTGCTTTGACCGCCCAGCGTCCCGGTGTCTTGACGTCGAAGAATCGCTGTAGCCGCTCGGGAGAAAGCCCCCGCCCAATCGCCAAACTGTCGTACTCACCCGATTTGCAGTTGGTCAGCATCGCCCCGGATAAATCCGTGGCAACGATTTGCACGCCGCCTTTGAGATGACCGATGTTGGTCCGCTCAAACTCGTCGATCGACATCGACAGCGAATACGGTTCCTGCCCAGAGGAGCATGCCGCCGACCAGATTCGCAGACGCTGATTGGGGCTGGCTTTGATCGCTTCCGGAAGCACCCTGTTTTTCAGCACTTCGAACGGATAGGTGTCACGAAACCATAAGGTTTCGTTGGTCGTCATCGCGTCGACTACCTGCTCACGCAAACCACTGCGTGGCTGGGCCTGGATCCGCTGAATCAACTCACCCAAGGATTTGATGCCCTGCTGCTCCATCAGCTTGTTGAGACGGCTGGAAACCAGGTACTGCTTATTTTCACCCAGCAAGATGCCACAGGCTTTTTCCAGGAAGACCCGGAACTGTTCGAAATCCAAATTACCCGTAGACAAAGAAACCGCCTCTTAACTCGTATGTACCACCGCAGGGCACTGCCTGCGGTGATTATTTCGCTGCGTTGATCCGGGCAACTACCCGGGATGCGAGATCATCAGGTCGGAACTTTGCGAGAAAATCATCGGCGCCGACTTTCTTGACCATCGCCTGGTTGAAGACACCCGACAAGGAAGTATGCAGGATGATATGCAGCTTTTGCATGCGCGGATCGGCGCGGATTTCTGCGGTCAGGGTGTATCCGTCCATTTCAGGCATTTCGATGTCCGAGATCATCATCAAAAATTCTTCTTCGGGCTTCTTGCCTTCCTCAACCATCTTGCGCAAGTAATCCAACGCCTGCCGGCCATCGTTCAAGGCCACCACCTCGACGCCGACCGTTTGCAGACAACGCGAGACCTGCTTGCGCGCGACCGAGGAGTCATCCACCGTCAAGACGCGCAGCGTGACTGCTTTCGCCTGAGTCTCAACGTCTATCACGCCGACAGAAATATGCTCGGAGGTGGGCGCTACTTCGGCGAGGATTTTCTCCACATCGATGATTTCAACCAACTGATTGTCGACTCGAGTCACTGCCGTCAGGTAGTGATCGCGCCCGGTCCCCTTGGGTGGCGGATGGATCTCCTCCCAGTTCATATTCACGATGCGTTCTACCGAATGCACCAGAAAACCCTGAATCTTGGTGTTGTATTCCGTGATGATCACGAAGGTGTTACTGACGTCTTTCAACGCCTGCGCGCCGGTGGCCATCGCCAGATCAATGATCGGAATGGTCGCCCCACGAATATTTGCAACGCCGCGCACCACTGGGTTGGACCTGGGCATCACGGTCAATTTAGGGCATTGCAGCACCTCTTTGACCTTGAACACGTTGATCCCGTAGAGCTGCTGTCCGTTGAGACGGAACAGCAAAAGCTCAAGGCGGTTCTGCCCTACCAGTTGAGTGCGCTGGTTCACCGAATCCATTACACCAGCCATGCCGTGACTCCTAGACCAAAAGCTTCGAACCGAAGCGCACTCACATGAGGAAGCGGCACGGGGCTTGCTTTTTAACTGTTATGAATTCGAAAACGACATTTTCCCGACGCATGGCATCATTTCCCGGCAGCTTACACTGCGCGGTTGCCGCGCTGTGTTTTTTCAGTGTCTGCCAACCGGCGCAGGCCGTGCTTTTAAGCGTGCCTGATCAACTTATCGGCGCGACCCAAGGGTTTCTTGAATTCTCTGTCGAGGACTATCAGGCCACGACACATTTAGAGGGCCGCTATCAGATACAGGTCAATACACTGGATCCACGGATGACGCTGACCCAGTGCGACAAGGAATTGACAGCCAGCCTCGAAAGTCCTGCCCAACCCATCGGCCGTGTCACCGTAAAAGTTCGTTGCGAAGGAACCTTGCCGTGGACGGTTTACGTGCCCGCACAGGTTCATTTATTTCGCCAGGTGGTGATTGTGAAGCGCCCCCTCAAACGCGCCTCGATCATTGGCGAAGATGACGTTTACATGGCTGAACGTGACATCAGTCAAATGCCTCAGGGCTTTATGACCTCGATTGATGATGCCATCGGGCAGAAAGTGACCCGACAAATGATCAACGATCAGGTGCTTACGCCGCTGCAGTTGGAGCAAGCCGAGGTTATTCGCAAGGGCGATCAGGTGATCATCACCGCTAAAAGCGGCACACTCCAGGTGCGTATGCCGGGCGAAGCGCTATCCGACGGTGGAATGAGCGAGCAAATCAGGGTGCGGAACTTGAATTCGCAACGCGTGATCAAAGCGCGGGTAACCGCACCGGGACAAGTTGAAGTCGCCTTGTGATTGCTGGCGTGATGGTGCAGAGTTTCCTAGACTGATTCAGCCTGCGACGGCGTTACCCTCACTTCAATTAAGCGCTAAAGTTATTTCGTGTTTGGCCGAAAACAAGGCAAGCGTCCAAACACTTAGAGGTTTTTAAAAATGGTCATCGACTTTAGTCGTTTAAACAGCACTGCACCTGCTACGGGCAGCTCGCGCTCCGGTACCACCAAGGAGACCAGCACCACCGTTGCGGACTCCTCCAGCGCGACCCCAAAAGCAAGTACCGTCAGCCAGTCCAGCGGAGAAGCGGTGCACCTCAGTGATGAGGCTCAGCGACTGCAAACCATCGGCGATAAAGTGCGCAGCCAGCCCGTCGTCAACAGCGCCCGCGTGGCCGAGTTGAAGCAGGCCGTTGCCGACGGCAGCTACACAGTCGACAGCGGCCGCGTCGCCAGCAAACTGCTTAATTTCGAAGCCCAGCGCTAGCCTTAGGCTTGCGCGGGCTTTTGGACGCTTAAAACCCAGAGCCAGCCATGCACGACACTACTCTGCTGCAACTGATCAACGATGACATGGCGCCAGCACAACATCTGCTGGAGCTACTGCAGGCCGAATCCCTGGCTTTGCATGGCCGCGACCTGTTTTTGCTGGAGGAAATCCTCGCGCAAAAGCAGGCGCTGGTGATCATGCTTGAGCAGCGTGGCCGCAAGCGCAGTCAAATTCTTATCGACCTCAAGCTGAGCCCGGACCGGGACGGCCTTGTTGAATTGGCAGGCCATTCGTCTGT
This window contains:
- a CDS encoding flagellar hook assembly protein FlgD, with translation MTTTTAVGQSVLDQLSKTSGTSVTTNPSSALGKDAFLQLLVTQLKNQDPLTPQDNTAFVSQLAQFSNLEATQNLNTSVGSIATTYQSSQALQASSLVGRSVVVATGTAVVDTTKGMTGSVAVPASSSTVVKINDASGNLVDTIDLGIQPAGTTSFTWDGKASDGTVAPAGTYSVVATGTAGGTATALTTYLPATVNSVTMGLAGAEMTLNLAGGSSVGLSKVQTIGI
- the flgM gene encoding flagellar biosynthesis anti-sigma factor FlgM — protein: MVIDFSRLNSTAPATGSSRSGTTKETSTTVADSSSATPKASTVSQSSGEAVHLSDEAQRLQTIGDKVRSQPVVNSARVAELKQAVADGSYTVDSGRVASKLLNFEAQR
- a CDS encoding IS5 family transposase — translated: MKQISFADAEYAGKRKRTRREIFLSEMDKVVPWKGLIALIEPHYPKGEGGRPAYPLMAMLRVHLMQNWFGYSDPAMEESLYETTILRQFAGLNLERIPDETTILNFRRLLEKNHLAGGILEVINGYLGDRGLMLRQGTIVDATIIHAPTSTKNKEGKRDPEMHQTKKGNQYFFGMKAHIGVDADTGLTHSVVGTAANVADVTQVDQLLHGEETHLCGDAGYTGVEKRLEHEGREMIWSISARPSSRRKHGEKSVIGRALRKIEYAKSQTRAKVEHPFRVIKRQFGYTKVRFRGLVKNTAQLVTLFALSNLWMARRHLMEPIGQVRPQYGN
- a CDS encoding chemotaxis protein CheV, whose product is MAGVMDSVNQRTQLVGQNRLELLLFRLNGQQLYGINVFKVKEVLQCPKLTVMPRSNPVVRGVANIRGATIPIIDLAMATGAQALKDVSNTFVIITEYNTKIQGFLVHSVERIVNMNWEEIHPPPKGTGRDHYLTAVTRVDNQLVEIIDVEKILAEVAPTSEHISVGVIDVETQAKAVTLRVLTVDDSSVARKQVSRCLQTVGVEVVALNDGRQALDYLRKMVEEGKKPEEEFLMMISDIEMPEMDGYTLTAEIRADPRMQKLHIILHTSLSGVFNQAMVKKVGADDFLAKFRPDDLASRVVARINAAK
- the flgB gene encoding flagellar basal body rod protein FlgB; the protein is MSISFDKALGIHEQALAFRAQRAEVLANNIANADTPNYKARDLDFAAVLAAQADKSKNGTFAMNTTNAGHIEANTLGNMDGTLLYRTPSQPSLDQNTVDGQVEQANYAQNSVGFQASFTFLNNKFKGLMSALRGE
- the cheR gene encoding protein-glutamate O-methyltransferase CheR — encoded protein: MSTGNLDFEQFRVFLEKACGILLGENKQYLVSSRLNKLMEQQGIKSLGELIQRIQAQPRSGLREQVVDAMTTNETLWFRDTYPFEVLKNRVLPEAIKASPNQRLRIWSAACSSGQEPYSLSMSIDEFERTNIGHLKGGVQIVATDLSGAMLTNCKSGEYDSLAIGRGLSPERLQRFFDVKTPGRWAVKAPIKNRVEFRSFNLLDSYASLGKFDVVFCRNVLIYFSAEVKKDILLRIHSTLKRGGYLFLGASEALNGLPDHYQMVQCSPGIIYQTK
- a CDS encoding flagellar hook-basal body complex protein yields the protein MSFNVALNGLHAAHKRLEVASNNIANVGTHGFKSSRAEFTALYSGAMLGRVGNAVGDGVRLANVAQNFSQGEIGSSSERVLDLRIQGKGFFVVSDSGALSYTRAGAFIKDANDYIVDTQGSRLQGYGVNDKGAVVNGIRADLKINTGNMAAKTTSVIGQTINLDSSLPSLAALPNFNRDDPATYSSVLTKTIQDGGAAAVAEVKGKDVQGNEAVRVSATPAIAPADHELKQYFVKTDANRWTMYTLINGRHPIDPGTTSPLVATITKQPDGSISLVSEGDLIKKTSNTEFPLAGWTPSREVDGIWSASPAVNNGPIVLSLSEGGVNGLDEVGAVMSRSVPRFNAADITTFNKLFSTAIFDSLGNQHELTQHFVKDGTNSWKMHVLVSGRNPTTPDLEAPLTASLIFNADGSVRSMTGGEGLSVENNVVTLKSWVPARVLDAGKSSEKWTTNGAQGSVAGIAIDMKNLSQHNATTGRTTAQQDGYAAGQLEVVSIGVNGVIQAGFSNGQNKSIGQLMLATFANEQGLLPDSTTRWRETSASGMAKLDAPGSGGIGGIVSGSLEGSNVKLTDELVELIQAQTAYQANSKALSTEATLMQTLIQAI
- the flgG gene encoding flagellar basal-body rod protein FlgG, with the translated sequence MLPALYVSKTGLAAQDINLTTISNNLANVSTTGFKRDRAEFQDLLYQIKRQPGAQSTQDSELPSGLQLGTGVRIVGTQKNFSAGSLQTTDQPLDLAVNGRGFFQIRQPDGTVAYTRDGTFHLDTNGQIVTASGFALEPAIVVPQQAQTFTVGQDGTVSITLASSSATPQIIGNIQTADFINPAGLQSKGSNLFLETASSGAPQVGTPGLNGFGTTQQNTLEASNVSTVEEMVNMITTQRAYEMNSKVVSTADQMLQYVTQNL
- the flgA gene encoding flagellar basal body P-ring formation chaperone FlgA; the protein is MNSKTTFSRRMASFPGSLHCAVAALCFFSVCQPAQAVLLSVPDQLIGATQGFLEFSVEDYQATTHLEGRYQIQVNTLDPRMTLTQCDKELTASLESPAQPIGRVTVKVRCEGTLPWTVYVPAQVHLFRQVVIVKRPLKRASIIGEDDVYMAERDISQMPQGFMTSIDDAIGQKVTRQMINDQVLTPLQLEQAEVIRKGDQVIITAKSGTLQVRMPGEALSDGGMSEQIRVRNLNSQRVIKARVTAPGQVEVAL
- a CDS encoding flagellar basal body rod protein FlgF → MDKLLYVAMSGASENAIAQKAHANNLANITTTGFQRDLEQARSMPVYGDVMPSRAYALSERPGTDLSEGAMMETGRDLDVAVKGGGWIAVQTPDGGEAYTSTASMNVDALGVLRNGNGLPVMGNGGPIAVPPEQQIEIGADGTISIRSLGESPKVMAQIDRIKLVKPDLSNMEKGPDGLLHTKDGKPAAVNGDVQVESGFLHASNVNAVEEMTQVLALSRQFELHIKMMKTAETNDESVARVLQS
- the flgE gene encoding flagellar hook protein FlgE, with the translated sequence MSFNIGLSGLYAANKSLDVTGNNIANVATTGFKSSRTEFQDQYSAAVSGASGATNSGSGVRVAAVSQQFTQGNLTTGTGRSLDLAIQGNGFFMVSDNGEKLYTRDGAFYPDKDGNIVNSSGQKLQGYSVDASGKVVTGVSTNLVIDSSNLTPKPTSLVTIASNLDSTATVPKVTSFTPGNTASYNFSVSTPIFDSQGNQHSLDQYMVKTGTNDWTMYTLVDGRNAKDPTSTTPDSLALTFNTDGSLKSSASPTANLAVNTDGTYTLSGWVPATQSGTPLAWGANGASGNTAGIQINMLTTTQTNAASGVATKSQDGYATGQLAGLSVDSTGVLFATYTNSQSKVIGQVSITNFANSQGLISVGGSSWKESFASGVPVTGAPQTGTLGSIVGSALEDSNVDLTSELVALIREQSNYQANAKTISTQSAIMQTTIQMVG
- the flgC gene encoding flagellar basal body rod protein FlgC; protein product: MSLASVFSIAGTGMSAQTTRLNTVASNIANAETVSSSAGGTYRARHPVFATVMQGQTDGDSGSLFGSESEAGEGVQVAGIVQDQSNLDARYEPNHPAADKNGYVYYPNVNVVQEMADMISASRSFQTNADMMNTAKTMMQKVLTLGQ